One Pseudochaenichthys georgianus chromosome 7, fPseGeo1.2, whole genome shotgun sequence DNA segment encodes these proteins:
- the emp3b gene encoding epithelial membrane protein 3b (MAM blood group): MAYLLMFVTLLHLITLAMQFIATMEKSWWEWDGLENSDLWYNCRFDNFTGSWLCTSSKETDWLHAVQILMVISVVFSSVSFLVFLGQLFTMSKGGLFYFTGLCQVFAGLTAFSAALIYTLNNREILQDSRELTSGHFGYCFILAWVCVPLLLLSGVIYIHLRKKE; the protein is encoded by the exons ATGGCGTACCtgcttatgtttgtgaccctgcTGCATCTTATCACATTGGCAATGCAGTTCATTGCTACCATGGAGAAG TCCTGGTGGGAGTGGGATGGCCTGGAGAACTCAGACCTGTGGTACAACTGTAGGTTTGACAACTTCACAGGATCTTGGTTGTGTACATCCTCCAAAGAAACTG ACTGGCTTCATGCAGTGCAGATCCTGATGGTTATCTCAGTGGTCTTCTCCTCAGTCTCCTTCTTGGTGTTCCTTGGTCAACTCTTCACCATGTCTAAAGGCGGGCTCTTCTACTTCACTGGGCTGTGTCAAGTCTTTGCAG GGTTGACTGCCTTTTCTGCAGCTCTCATCTACACATTAAACAATAGGGAAATCCTTCAGGACTCCAGAGAGCTGACATCAGGACACTTTGGCTACTGCTTCATCCTGGCCTGGGTGTGTGTCCCCTTGTTGCTGCTTAGTGGGGTCATATACATCCACTTGCGTAAGAAAGAATGA